In Ailuropoda melanoleuca isolate Jingjing chromosome 7, ASM200744v2, whole genome shotgun sequence, one genomic interval encodes:
- the GGACT gene encoding gamma-glutamylaminecyclotransferase isoform X1: MESHPPPAGTAAGARMARVFVYGTLKRGQPNHKVLRDRTNGCAAFRGRGRTLEPYPLVIAGEHNIPRLLNLPGQGQRVAGEIYAVDERMLSFLDEFEGCPDMYQRTPVRVAVLEWEGTRGAPEDTPAADGTLQCFVYSTATYSPEWAHLPHHADYDSQGEHGLRYNPRENR, from the exons ATGGAGAGCCATCCCCCGCCTGCCGGTACAG CTGCCGGGGCCCGCATGGCCCGTGTGTTCGTGTACGGGACCCTGAAGAGAGGCCAGCCCAACCACAAGGTCCTGCGGGACCGCACGAATGGCTGCGCCGCCTTCCGAGGCCGGGGCCGCACGCTGGAGCCCTACCCACTTGTGATCGCCGGCGAACATAACATCCCCCGTCTGCTCAACCTCCCGGGGCAGGGGCAGCGCGTGGCCGGCGAGATCTATGCCGTGGACGAGCGGATGCTGAGCTTCCTCGATGAGTTTGAGGGCTGCCCTGACATGTACCAGCGCACGCCGGTGCGGGTCGCCGTCCTCGAGTGGGAGGGCACGCGCGGGGCCCCCGAGGACACGCCAGCCGCCGACGGGACCCTGCAGTGCTTCGTGTACAGTACGGCCACCTACTCACCCGAGTGGGCCCACCTCCCGCACCACGCCGATTACGACTCCCAGGGCGAGCACGGGCTTCGCTACAACCCGAGGGAGAACAGATGA
- the GGACT gene encoding gamma-glutamylaminecyclotransferase isoform X2, whose protein sequence is MARVFVYGTLKRGQPNHKVLRDRTNGCAAFRGRGRTLEPYPLVIAGEHNIPRLLNLPGQGQRVAGEIYAVDERMLSFLDEFEGCPDMYQRTPVRVAVLEWEGTRGAPEDTPAADGTLQCFVYSTATYSPEWAHLPHHADYDSQGEHGLRYNPRENR, encoded by the coding sequence ATGGCCCGTGTGTTCGTGTACGGGACCCTGAAGAGAGGCCAGCCCAACCACAAGGTCCTGCGGGACCGCACGAATGGCTGCGCCGCCTTCCGAGGCCGGGGCCGCACGCTGGAGCCCTACCCACTTGTGATCGCCGGCGAACATAACATCCCCCGTCTGCTCAACCTCCCGGGGCAGGGGCAGCGCGTGGCCGGCGAGATCTATGCCGTGGACGAGCGGATGCTGAGCTTCCTCGATGAGTTTGAGGGCTGCCCTGACATGTACCAGCGCACGCCGGTGCGGGTCGCCGTCCTCGAGTGGGAGGGCACGCGCGGGGCCCCCGAGGACACGCCAGCCGCCGACGGGACCCTGCAGTGCTTCGTGTACAGTACGGCCACCTACTCACCCGAGTGGGCCCACCTCCCGCACCACGCCGATTACGACTCCCAGGGCGAGCACGGGCTTCGCTACAACCCGAGGGAGAACAGATGA
- the LOC117803123 gene encoding proline-rich protein 2-like isoform X1: MGTCEHKEGVRRSDRDRGWAAHQPWTPNISEEPPESPVLAPWLLARSVHSSSQGNPGPNPLSPQSPPPPNGPASLVPAASPQGSAQRVSAKPLHSSPVGGLDSGPTLGHGGGGLAHQEVLSQRPPQGWPRVAPAHPLIALTCSPQCLFSEWRPVLFPTRVFGAGRKLGNISSGEACSQVRFESRL, from the coding sequence ATGGGCACATGTGAGCACAAAGAGGGCGTCAGGAGGAGCGACAGGGACAGAGGGTGGGCTGCGCACCAGCCCTGGACACCAAACATTTCGGAGGAGCCTCCAGAGTCCCCAGTACTTGCACCCTGGCTGCTGGCACGGTCTGTCCACAGCTCCTCCCAGGGGAACCCAGGGCCCAACCCTCTCTCACCCCAgtcgcccccacccccaaatgggCCTGCTTCTCTGGTCCCTGcagcctctccccagggcagTGCCCAGAGGGTCTCAGCTAAACCGCTCCACAGCTCTCCTGTGGGAGGGCTGGACTCTGGCCCCACCTTGggtcatgggggggggggacttgcCCACCAGGAGGTCCTGTCACAGAGGCCTCCTCAAGGCTGGCCCAGAGTAGCACCCGCCCACCCCCTCATCGCCCTGACTTGCTCTCCACAGTGCCTGTTCTCTGAGTGGCGGCCGGTCCTGTTCCCGACCAGAGTGTTCGGAGCTGGAAGGAAACTTGGAAACATCTCTTCTGGCGAAGCCTGCTCTCAGGTTCG
- the LOC117803123 gene encoding proline-rich protein 2-like isoform X2, whose amino-acid sequence MGTCEHKEGVRRSDRDRGWAAHQPWTPNISEEPPESPVLAPWLLARSVHSSSQGNPGPNPLSPQSPPPPNGPASLVPAASPQGSAQRVSAKPLHSSPVGGLDSGPTLGHGGGGLAHQEVLSQRPPQGWPRVAPAHPLIALTCSPQCLFSEWRPVLFPTRVFGAGRKLGNISSGEACSQVRN is encoded by the coding sequence ATGGGCACATGTGAGCACAAAGAGGGCGTCAGGAGGAGCGACAGGGACAGAGGGTGGGCTGCGCACCAGCCCTGGACACCAAACATTTCGGAGGAGCCTCCAGAGTCCCCAGTACTTGCACCCTGGCTGCTGGCACGGTCTGTCCACAGCTCCTCCCAGGGGAACCCAGGGCCCAACCCTCTCTCACCCCAgtcgcccccacccccaaatgggCCTGCTTCTCTGGTCCCTGcagcctctccccagggcagTGCCCAGAGGGTCTCAGCTAAACCGCTCCACAGCTCTCCTGTGGGAGGGCTGGACTCTGGCCCCACCTTGggtcatgggggggggggacttgcCCACCAGGAGGTCCTGTCACAGAGGCCTCCTCAAGGCTGGCCCAGAGTAGCACCCGCCCACCCCCTCATCGCCCTGACTTGCTCTCCACAGTGCCTGTTCTCTGAGTGGCGGCCGGTCCTGTTCCCGACCAGAGTGTTCGGAGCTGGAAGGAAACTTGGAAACATCTCTTCTGGCGAAGCCTGCTCTCAGGTTCG